A genomic window from Candidatus Cloacimonadota bacterium includes:
- the gmk gene encoding guanylate kinase translates to MAFQKRNFLIALISPSGGGKTAILREVIKRNQNIEYSISYTTRPARHNEVNGRDYHFISQQKFDEMNDKKDFLEHAQVHDFWYGTSRSIIEEKLQAGHHIIMDIDVAGALQIKETDIDFVSIFILPPTEKELIKRLKARKTESDAVIKRRLQTAEEEMKQIHNFDYLIINDDFELAVKDVEKIIAAEENKVERYTNIHEDYYN, encoded by the coding sequence TTGGCTTTCCAAAAACGCAATTTTCTGATAGCTCTAATTTCTCCTTCCGGAGGAGGTAAAACTGCTATTTTGAGAGAAGTGATAAAAAGAAACCAGAATATTGAATATTCTATTTCATATACTACTCGTCCTGCCCGTCACAACGAAGTAAATGGCAGGGATTATCATTTTATTTCTCAGCAGAAATTCGATGAGATGAACGATAAGAAAGACTTTCTGGAACATGCCCAGGTTCACGATTTCTGGTATGGAACATCACGCAGTATTATCGAAGAAAAATTGCAGGCTGGTCATCACATTATAATGGATATCGATGTAGCTGGTGCACTCCAAATAAAAGAAACAGACATCGATTTTGTATCTATATTCATTCTGCCCCCAACCGAAAAGGAACTTATCAAAAGATTGAAAGCCAGAAAAACTGAAAGCGATGCCGTTATCAAAAGAAGATTGCAAACTGCAGAAGAAGAAATGAAGCAGATCCACAACTTCGATTATCTGATAATAAATGATGATTTTGAACTTGCGGTGAAAGATGTGGAAAAAATAATTGCAGCAGAAGAAAATAAGGTTGAAAGATATACCAATATTCACGAAGATTATTATAATTAA